A genomic segment from Dendropsophus ebraccatus isolate aDenEbr1 chromosome 7, aDenEbr1.pat, whole genome shotgun sequence encodes:
- the WFS1 gene encoding wolframin: MESDTAAAPHLLGRSQLNAATSADNNEDNQRAGPSTPGSPRMFAAVPETMNEDHEANVQDLLERARAGEAKAQSEVGKYYLKLAEEEDEEVNSCAAIHWLIQSAKQGRRDAVKLLRKCLADRRGITNENESEVKKLSSETDLERAVRKAALVMYWRLNPKKKKQLPVSELLENVGQVNVEDGEQQLGPIPKAAQKERRVLERLVSSESKSYIALDDFVEITKKYAKGIVPSNLFFHDDDDDEFAGKAPEELPLQQKIVKYPLHVIMELKEYLIEMASKAGMHWLSTIIPTHHINALIFFFIISNLTIDFFAFFIPLVIFYLSFISMIICTLKVFQDSKAWENFRALTDLLLRFEPNLDVEQAEVNFGWNHLEPYLYFLMSVFFVIFSFPISDRHWIPCSELAIISIFFTITSYLSLSTSAEPYTRRALITEIAAGALTFANVLPDSVPYVHLLSKTFFTVPVGHFIVFHISIPCIFFIYLFYLCFRMAQLRNFKGVYCYLVPYLVCFMWWELSVVILRESSAIGLIRASVGYFLFIFALPILLVGIAVMCFVHFMKWFLTLELTKIVVTLVLCTVPVGLRWWSKANYSFVQMFKSLTKSSIVKLILVWITAIVMFCWVYVYRSEGMKVYNSTLTWQQYSFLCGPRAWKETNMARTQILCSHLEGHRVTWTGRFKYVRVTDIDNSAESAVNMLPLYIGDWMRCLYGEAYPLCDPQNVTMEEEELCRLKFLSKHTCHMKKFDRYKFEISVGMPFNGKNGNRTHEEEDVTKDIVLKASNEFKTVLLNLRQGSMIEFSTILEGRLGSKWPVFELKAISCLNCMTQLTPSSRHVKIEHDWRRNVHIAMKFAFDFFFSPFLSAV; the protein is encoded by the exons ATGGAGTCTGACACGGCGGCCGCCCCGCACCTACTTGGCAGATCACAGCTCAATGCTGCTACATCTGCAGACAACAATGAAGACAACCAAAGAGCAGGACCCTCCACCCCTGGATCTCCCCGAATGTTTGCGGCTGTGCCAG AAACCATGAATGAGGATCATGAGGCGAATGTTCAGGATCTGCTGGAGAGAGCCAGAGCCGGGGAAGCAAAGGCTCAGAGCGAG GTAGGAAAATACTACTTAAAACTTGccgaagaggaggatgaggaggttaATAGCTGTGCTGCAATACACTGGCTTATCCAATCCGCCAAGCAAGGACGCAGGGACGCAGTGAAGCTTCTGCGGAAGTGTTTGGCAGACAGAAGAG GGATCACCAATGAGAACGAGAGCGAGGTGAAGAAACTCTCCTCAGAGACTGATCTAGAGAGAGCCGTGAGGAAGGCCGCCCTGGTGATGTACTGGAGGCTGAACCCCAAGAAGAAGAAGCAGCTTCCTGTGTCCGAGCTACTGGAGAATGTCGGCCAGGTTAATGTAGAAG ATGGGGAACAACAGCTTGGACCCATCCCTAAAGCTGCCCAGAAGGAGCGACGGGTGCTGGAGCGCTTGGTTAGCAGTGAAT CTAAAAGCTACATTGCCTTGGATGACTTTGTggaaattacaaaaaaatatgcCAAGGGCATCGTACCATCAAACCTGTTCttccatgatgatgatgatgacgagtTTGCAGGAAAGGCTCCAGAGGAACTGCCTCTCCAACAGAAG ATTGTGAAGTATCCATTACACGTCATCATGGAGCTTAAAGAATACCTTATAGAAATGGCCTCTAAGGCTGGAATGCACTGGCTGTCCACCATTATACCTACACACCACATCAATGCACTCATCTTTTTCTTCATCATCAGTAACCTCACCATAGACTTTTTTGCCTTCTTCATCCCTCTAGTCATCTTCTACCTGTCCTTTATCTCTATGATTATATGCACCCTCAAAGTTTTTCAGGACAGCAAAGCTTGGGAGAACTTCCGCGCGCTCACAGATCTGCTGCTTCGCTTCGAGCCGAACTTGGATGTTGAGCAAGCTGAAGTGAACTTTGGTTGGAACCACCTCGAACcctatttatacttcctgatGTCGGTATTTTTTGTTATCTTCTCATTTCCCATATCGGACAGACATTGGATTCCCTGCTCAGAGCTGGCAATCATATCCATCTTTTTTACAATTACCAGCTACTTGAGTTTGAGCACAAGTGCCGAACCTTACACTCGGAGAGCCTTAATAACCGAAATTGCCGCTGGAGCACTCACCTTTGCCAATGTGTTGCCGGATTCTGTGCCCTATGTCCATTTATTAAGCAAAACCTTCTTCACTGTGCCAGTGGGGCATTTTATTGTGTTCCACATAAGTATTCCTTGCATATTCTTTATTTACCTGTTTTACCTCTGCTTTAGGATGGCTCAGTTGAGGAATTTCAAGGGAGTCTATTGTTACCTTGTTCCATACTTGGTTTGCTTCATGTGGTGGGAGCTTTCTGTTGTGATCCTTCGGGAATCTTCCGCCATTGGCCTCATCCGTGCATCCGTTGGCTATTttctcttcatttttgcacttcccaTTCTCCTAGTCGGCATTGCCGTCATGTGCTTTGTCCATTTCATGAAGTGGTTCTTGACCTTAGAATTGACCAAAATTGTGGTCACTCTAGTCTTGTGCACCGTTCCAGTAGGTCTTCGTTGGTGGTCTAAAGCCAACTACTCTTTTGTCCAAATGTTTAAATCTCTTACAAAAAGCTCCATTGTGAAGTTGATATTAGTATGGATCACCGCTATCGTCATGTTTTGTTGGGTATATGTCTACCGTTCGGAAGGAATGAAAGTGTATAACTCCACGTTGACCTGGCAGCAGTATAGCTTCTTGTGTGGTCCAAGGGCATGGAAAGAAACCAACATGGCAAGGACCCAGATCTTATGCAGCCACTTGGAAGGTCACAGAGTGACATGGACAGGGAGATTCAAGTATGTCCGTGTAACTGATATTGACAACAGTGCTGAATCTGCCGTTAACATGCTTCCTCTTTATATTGGAGACTGGATGAGGTGCTTGTATGGAGAAGCCTATCCACTTTGTGATCCTCAGAATGTTACCATGGAAGAAGAGGAACTTTGCCGCCTGAAGTTCTTGTCCAAACATACTTGCCATATGAAGAAATTTGATAGGTACAAATTTGAAATTTCGGTTGGTATGCCGTTCAATGGTAAAAACGGTAACAGGACGCATGAAGAAGAAGACGTTACGAAAGATATTGTTCTAAAAGCGAGCAATGAGTTTAAAACGGTACTGTTAAACTTGCGGCAGGGGAGTATGATAGAATTTAGCACCATCTTAGAGGGACGTCTAGGGAGCAAGTGGCCGGTCTTTGAGCTGAAAGCGATCAGCTGCCTAAATTGCATGACCCAACTGACTCCTTCCTCAAGACACGTCAAGATAGAGCACGACTGGAGACGCAATGTCCACATAGCCATGAAATTTGCCTTTgattttttcttttcccctttcCTCTCCGCTGTGTGA